A window of Microbispora hainanensis genomic DNA:
AGGCACATGTCCACATCGTCGGGAAGCGGGGTCAGCGCCAGCTCTTGGGCCACCTCACGAACCGACCCCACCACCACCCACGACGACCGCACACGACCACGACCACGATCACGCCCACCCACACCGCCGGAAGCACCCGCACCTGCGCCCGCACCCGAGCCAGAGCCGCCCGCGCCAGAGCCGCCCGTGCCAGCGCCATCCGCGCTAGCGCCAGAGCCGGAGCCATTCGCACCGGCGGGAGCCGCGTCCTCGGCAGTCTCACGGGCGGCATTCGCGCTAGCGCCGTTCGCGCCACCCACATTCGCACCGGCGAATGCCGCACTCTCGGCGGCCCCACGCGCGGCGTTCGCGCGAGCACCATCCGCGCCAGCGGCGTCCGCACCGGCGGCAGCCGCACGATCGGCAGCCCCACGGGCGGCACCCGCGTCAGATCCCGCGCTGTCGGCGGTCCAACACACGGCGTTCGCGCCAGCGCCGTCCGTGCCAGCACCGCTCATGCCAGCGGCATCCGCACCGGCGGCAGCCCTACCCGTGGACTCCGCGCCGTCGCTATCTGCCCTGTCGGTATGCGTGCCTGGAGCGTCCGCGCTATCGGTGCCGGGCGCGTCTGCGTGCTGCCGGGGCCCAAACTTGATGATCGGGAAGGGCTCGCGGGCGGACGAGCCGTCGGACGACCACAGTGGGGAATTGGCGATCAGGCGATCCCACCAGCCGTCCCACCACTCACCGTCGGCATCGTTCGAATGACGAAGGTGCTCAGGATCGATATCGAACAGATCCATGGCACCTCCATCGAGTGATTCGAAAACTTGTATTAATTCTCTCGCGTCCTTGGGGCTAGTTCAAGATCAACTAGCAATCTCTTGGAATCACAGGTCGGGGACAGCAACGGTCCTGACGTAGGTTTCGGCGGTCGGCGGTCGGCGGTCGGCAGGCAGACGGCCGGGCGCTCGGCGATCTCCCGACACGCGACGTCGGGGGCGCTGTGCGCGGAGGACGTCGCGGTCGTGCGGGAGCACTGTGCCGGGCAGTCGGGTCGCGGGCGGGTGGGGAGGCGCGGGTTGCGGCGAAGTACGCCGCTGCGACGGGCCGAGACGCCTGGCCGGGCAGCCGGGTCGCGGACGGGTCGAGACGCCTGGCCGGGCAGCCGGGTCGCGGACGGGCCGGGACGCCTGGCCGGGCAGCCGGGTCGCGGACGGGCCGGGACGCCTGGCCGGGCAGCCGGGTCGCGGACGGGCCGGGACGCCTGGCCGGAGAGTCGGGCGCGGGAGGGTCGGGACGGCTGGCACTGCGGTATCGGTCTCCGGTCAGGATTTTCGGCCCGGGGAGCGCAGCGTCGGATTCCGTGGTCACGCCTTCCTGACCCGGTGCTGCAACGTCGAGCCTGTGGTCACGACGCGCTGACCGCTGACTTCTCACCCGCCGGGCCGGACCAGGCCGCTCTCGTAGGCCAGGATGACGAGCTGCACCCGGTCGCGGACGTCCAGCTTGGCGATGGCCCTGGCGACATGGGTCTTGGCGGTCGGCGGGCTGATGACCAGGTGCTCGGCGATCTCGCCGTTGGACAGGCCGAACGCGACAAGCGGGGATCGTGGACAGTTTCCCACGCTCGTGACGTCGAGCCCGGCGGCGCGGGCGCGATCCTCGACCGAGCGCAGCAGGTCGCCCCGGCGGCGCGGCGTAGGCGAGACCGGCGGCGACGAGGGCCGCGAGCTGCATCCCCTCGTCAAGGGTCCCGTAGTCCCGCGGACGAGGTGCGGAACGTACGGGACCGGTTGACGCTCTTTTGGCTAACCGCTATCTATTGAGGGGTCGTAGAGGAGGGTGGCCCGTGCAGGACGTGGTGCTGGCGCTGCTGGCCAAGGAGCCGTCGCACGGGTACGACCTGCGTCAACGGCTGGCGGCCGCGCTCGGACCGCTGGGAGACACGCTCAACGCGGGGCAGATCTATGTGACGCTCACGCGGCTGGAGAAGGCGGGCCTGGTCGTCCAGGACCGCGAGGACGCGCCGGTGCGCGGCCCGCGGCGCAAGGTGTACGCGCTGACCGCGGCCGGGCAGGAGCGGGTGGCCGCGTGGATGGCCGAGAGCACCGGGCCCAGAACGGACGTGACGGAGTTCCATCTGAAGCTGGTGGCCGCCGCGGAGTCGGGTCTGGCCGACCCGGTCGCGCTCGTGGACGCGCGGCGGCGGGAGCTGATGCGCAGCCTCGCCGAGGCCCAGCGCGCCGCCCTCGCTCACGACACGGATTCGGAGGCCGGGCTGCTTCTGGAGGGCATCGCGCTCCGATTGCAGGCCGACCTGCGCTGGTTGGAGGCGTGCGAGCGGACCTGGTCCGCCCGGCGCGGGGAGGGCGGAGGAAACGGATGAGAACAGTCGTGCCAAGGGTCAGGGGCCGGTCGTCGCGGAGTGACACGTGCGACAGCCCGCGCCCGGGACCGGCCGGCCGGCGGCCCGCCGAGGCCCCGGGACCGGCACTGCGGGCGGTCGGCCTGACCCGCGTGTACGGGCAGGACGAGAGCATGGTGTGGGCCGTCGACGGGGTCGACCTCGATGTTCCCGCCGGGCAGACGCTCGCCGTGACCGGGCCCAGCGGCTGCGGCAAGTCCACGTTGCTCCAGCTCCTCGGCGGGCTCGACCGGCCCACCGAGGGCGAGGTGTGGCTGGGCGGCATGCGCATCGACCACCTGAGCGAACGGGCGCTGGCCCGGCTGCGGCGCCGATCGGTGGGGTTCGTCTTCCAGGCCTATCACCTGATGTACGAGCTGAGCGCGGCGCAGAACGTCGAGCTGCCCGCGCTGCTCGCCGGCGCCTCGCCGCGGGCCGCCCGCCGCCGCGCCGAGGAACTGCTGCAGCAGGTCGGGCTCGCCGGCCGCGCCCGGCATCTGCCGTCCGAGCTGTCCGGGGGGCAGCGGCAGCGGGTCGCCGTCGCCCGTGCCCTGGCCAACGATCCGCTGGTCGTCCTCGCAGACGAGCCCACCGGCAACCTCGACAGCGCCGCGACCCATGACATTCTCCGGCTCTTCGACGAGCTGCGCGCCGCCGGTCAGACCCTGGTCATGGTCACCCATGACGAGCGCGTCGCCGCCACCGCCGACCGCGTGATCTCCATGCGGGACGGGACGCTGGCGGACGACACCCGCCTGGACGGCGACGGCCGCGGCATGCGGCACAGCCACCAAGGCACGGGGTCAGGCGGCACGGGGCTCGGCGCGCTGCTGCGCTGGGAGGACTGAGCATGGGACACCTGCTGCTGACCTGGCGCCTGATCCTGCACGACGTGCGCCGCCACCCCATCGAGGCCCTCGTGTTCCTGGTCGCCGTCACCCTCGCCATCGCCTCCCTGACCCTGGGGCTGACGGCCCGCACCGCCCTGGCCACGGCGTACCTGAAGACCCGCGCGGCCACCGCCGGTCCCGACATCACCGCCATCACGACCGACAGGGACCCGTCCGGCCTGGCAGGGCGCCTCGCGGACACGCCCGGCGTGGCCGCGCAGGCCGAGCCGATCTTCGCGTTCGACACCATGATCCGGGCGCACGGCCGGAGCGCGCGCTCCTCGGTCGAGGGACGGAACGGCGAACCGTCCGCCCTGGACCGGCCGCTGGTGACCGCCGGCACCTGGGTGCGTCCCGGCGGCGCGGTGATCGAGCGCGGCTTCGCGCAGGCGCTCGGTGTGCGCGTCGGCGACCACGTCACCATCCGCGGACGCGGCTATCCGGTCGTCGGGATCGCGATCAGCGCGTCCACCCCCGTGTATCCGTGGAGCGACTGGGCCCAGGGGCCCGGGCCGTCCGACTACGGCGGCAGGATCTGGCTCACCACCGCCGACGCCCGCGCGGCGGCGGGCCACACCGCCGGTGTCCACCTGATCCATCTGAAGCTGACCGACCCCGCGGATCCCGGCCGGTGGAGCCGCACCGTGTTCACCGACGACCGCAGGGGCGACTCCTGGGTGAACACCCACAACTGGCAGACCGTCCTCCGCACGGACTCGGTCATGATCAGGAACATGCAGCCGGCCCTGGTCGTGGGCGGCTGGCTGCTCGCCGCGGCCGCGCTCGTCACCCTCGCCGCGCTCGCCACCGCACGCGCCGCCCGCGACACCCGGCGTGCCGCACTGCTCAAGGCCGTCGGCGCCGGCCCCGGCACGGTCACCGCCATCCTGCTGGCGCCGCACCTGCTGCTGACCTTCCTGTCCACCGCGCTCGGCCTCGCCGCCGGGACGCTGGCCGCGCCCCACCTGATCGATCCCAGCGCCGGGCTGCTCGACACCGCCGGGCCTCCGGACTCCGTCACCGTCTTCGCCGCGGTCTTCCTCGCCGTCGTGGTCGCCGTGACCGGTGCGCTCGGCCCCGCCGTACGCGCCGCCCGGGGCAGCACCGTCCAGAACCTGGCCGACCCGGCCCACACGCTCACGCGCCGTCCGCGCCTGAACGCCGTGACGGCCTACCTGCCCACCTCGCTGCTGCTCGGCGTACGGCTCCTGGCCCGCCGGCCCGGCCGCGCCGTCCTGGCCTCCGCCGGCACGGCCGCCACGACCGTCATGGTCACCGCGCTGCTCACCTTCCACGCCGAGCTCGACGCGACCCCCGCCGTCAGGCGGTTCGGCCCCCTCGAAGTGCGGACCGACCAGACCGGCCAGGTGCTGCTCGCCGTCACCTTCGCGCTGGTGGCGCTGTCCACGCTCAACACCGTGCTCCTCAGCTGGGGCACCGCCGTGCAGGCCCGGCGCGCCCTGACCATCACCCGTACGCTCGGCACCACCCCGGGCCAGATCGTCGCGGCGCACTGCGTCACGCAGCTCCTGCCCGCCGTGCCCGGGGTGGCGGCGGGCGTTCCGGCCGGGCTCGGCCTGTACTGGTTCTTCGCCACGTCGGTCACTCCCCCGGGGTCCTGGTTGCTGACCGCCGTGCTCGCCATCCTGCTGGCGGTCGCGGCGTTGACCGCGCTGCCCGCGTGGATCCACACCCGCGAGCCCGCGGGGCGCGTCCTCACCATGGAGACCGCGTGACGGCCCCCGGCCCGCCCGGCCCGCCCGGCGGGCACCGCGGGTATATCCGCTAGCCTTAGATAGTACCGATCGGTTCGATCTAAGCGAGGACGGATGACCCCCGAGATCCCGGCGGCCAACGCCAATGTGACGTTCGACAGCGACGGCGAGACCCTGCTGGGCGTCCTGCATCTCCCGGCCGGGCCGGGACCGCATCCGGTCGTCGTGCTGCTGCACGGCTTCCCCGGGCACGAGCGCAACTTCGACCTGGCCCAGCACCTGCGCCGTGCCGGATACGCCGCCCTCGTCTTCCACTACCGCGGGTCCTGGGGCGTCGGCGGGTCCTGGTCGTGGACCACCTCGCTTGAGGACGCCGCCCGCGTCGTGGCCGCCGTACGCGAGCCGGGTTTCGCCGCCGCGCACCGCCTCGATCCGGACCGGCTGGCACTGGCGGGGCACAGCTTCGGCGGCTTCGCCGCGCTGACGACCGCGGCGGGCGACCCGGGCGTCCGCGCCGTCGCGTCGGTGTCGGCGTTCGACTTCGGCTCCGTCGCGGCCGCCTGCCGGGAGGACGCGGCGCTGCGGGCGGCGTACGTCGAGGGGTTCGGCGACGACCTGCTTCCTCTGAAGGGCACCAGCGGCGCCGCGCTCGTGGACGAGATGATCGCGGCGGGCGAGGCGTGGCGCCTGTCCTCGCTCACCCCGAAGCTCGCGGACCGGCCGGTCCTGCTCATCGGCACGGCCGGGCGCGACACCATCACCCCCGCCGCGCGCCACCACGATCCCGTGGTGGCCGCCTACACCGCTTATCCCGTGCCGCGCCTGGAGCACCACGTGTTCGACACCGATCACGCCCTCTCCGACCACCGCCTCGAACTCGCCGAGACCATCCGCGATTTCCTCGACCGGCACCTCGGCGGCTGATCACGCCGCCTGCTGCTCCCGCATGCCCCACGGGGTGCCGTACGCCGTGAGCAGGTCGAGGAACGGCCTGGGCGGCAGGGCTTCGGGGCCGAGGACACCGGCGCCGGACCAGACGCCGCCGGCCATCAGTTCGAGGGCGACGACCGGGTTGACCGCGGTCTGCCACACCACCGCCTGGGAGCCGTACTCACGCATGGACCACTGGTTGTCGACCACGTGGTAGAGGTAGACCTCGCGCGGGCCGCCGTCCTTGGTGCCCTTGACCCAGGTGCCGGCGCACGTCTTGCCGTGCATGCGGTCTCCCAGGCTCGCCGGGTCGGGCAGGCACGCGGCGACCACGTCGCGCGGGGACACCTCGACGACGGCGCCGCCCTCGGCGACGACGCGGACGGGCTCGGTGCGGTCGAGCCCCACCAGATGAAGGGTCCGCAGCGTGTCGATGAACCGCTCGCCCAGGCCGTATTTGAAGGTCACCCGCTCGGCGTCGATCCAGCGGGGCATGAGCAGGACCTCTTCGTGCTCGACGTTGACGCACTCGACCGGGCCGATGCCCTCGGGAAAGTCGAACACCTCCGGCTCGCTGAACGGCGGGGTGGTGAACCAGCCCCGGCCTGCCTCGTAGACGACCGGCGGGTTGAGGCACTCCTCGATGGTGGTCCAGATACTGAACGAGGGCGCGAAGTCGTACCCCTCGACGGTGAGGTTCGCGCCGTCGCGTACGCCGATCTCCTCGATGTGGTCGAACAGCTCGTCGGCGGCGTATCGGGCGAAGACGTCCGACAGCCCCGGCTCCACCCCGATGCCGACCAGGGCCAGCCTGCCCGCCTTCTCCCATTCGGCCGCCATCTCGAACTGGGCGTCCCCCAGCTTGACCCCGCACGCCTCGTACGGACGCTCCGGGTGCGGCCGTGACAGCGACATCGCCATGTCGAGGTAGTGCGCCCCGGCAGACAGCGCCGTCCGGAACAGCGGCATCACGAACCGCGGGTCGGTGGCGTTGAGCAGGACGTCGCAGCGGTGCTCGGCCAGCAGCGCCGCCACCGCGGACTCGTCTCCCGCGTCCACCCGCCGGGCGGTGAACCGGGCGCCCGCCTCCCCCAGCGCGGCGACGGCCGCCTCCGCACGGGACAGGTCGTAGTCGGCGACGACCATGTGCTCGAAGAAGGACCGGCGGGCCGCGATCCGGGTGATCGCCGTACCGACGCCACCGGCGCCGACGAGCAGAACACGCATGACAAAGCTCCCTTTTAAGGACAAAGACCCCTTTGGTGCCCACGATCCAACGTCACCCCCGCATCGAACGTCAATGGTGTTGGCATAAGGTGGCCACCGAGGAAGGGAGCATCATGCCCAAGCCGGTGGTTTCCGAGTCGGCGCGCCGGCGGCGCCGCCCGACGAAGAACGGAGTCGTCCTCTCCGAGGACCTGATCGTGCGCACCGCCCTGCGCATGCTGCGCGAGCACGGCTCCGCCGGACTGTCCGTACGGCGGCTCGGCGTCGCCCTGGGCGCCGACCCGAGCACGCTCTACCGCTACTTCGCCGGCATCGACGACCTGACCCTGGCCATCGGCGACATGCTCATCGGCCGGGCCATGGACGGCTGGCAGGCCACCGGCGACTGGCGCGCCGACCTTCGCGAGCTGGGCCTGCGCATCCACGCGGCCTACCTCGAACACCCCCAGGCCGCGGTGCTGACCGCCAGCCGCATCAGCGGCAAGTCGCACGAGATCGCGGCGGACGAGGCGATCCTCGGGCTGCTGCGCGGCGCCGGTTTCCCCGACCGTGCGGCGGTCCGGGTCTACCACGCGTTCATCGACATGACGCTGGCCTTCGCCGCGCTTGACGCGGCGTCCCTCGCGCTGCCGGAGCGGGCCCGCCGGGCGGACGAGGAGATGTGGCAGGCGACCTACGCCCGCCTGTCCCCCGCCACCCATCCCAACATCGCGGCGGTGGCGCCCCTGCTGGTGGCCGACATGAACGACAGCGCCTACCCCGCCGCGCTCGACATGCTGCTCGCCAGCGCCGCGCACGAGAGCCACAGATGACGTCGGATGGCCGGGCCCGCCGTGCTCGCCTTGCGCCCACCGGCAGGTCCCCGAGAGGCCCACACCGTCAGCCGCCGACCTGGGAGTCCAGGGGAAGGCGGACCAGGAAACGGGCGCCTTGCGCGCTGTCCGCGATGGTCAGCGTGCCGTCATGGCGTTCGGCGATCAGCCGGGCGATGGGGAGGCCCAGGCCGATTCCCCCGGCGTCCCTGCTGCGCGCGCTGTCGAGCCGCGCGAAGCGCTGGAACACCATCTCGCGATGGTCGATGGCGATCCCGGCGCCGTCGTCGAGGATCTCCAGCTCCGCGACGCCCTTCGCGAAGCGCGGGCCGCCGTTCTCTCGCCGGAGCGTGACCGTGACGGTGGACGACGCGTAGCGCTGGGCGTTCTGGATCAGGTTGCAGATCAGCTGCCGCAACTGCAGCCGGTCGCCGTTGACGATCACTCCGGGCGTCACCTGGAGAACGACCCTCCTGTCGCCCTGGTGGCTCTTCAGCTCCAGGGCGACGAGCTCGGAGAGATCGACCGGGTGCCTTGCGTTCGGGACGCCGGCGTCGAACCGGGTGAGCGTCAGCAGGCCGGTGGTGATCGCCTGGAGACGCTCCACGCTCGGCAGGACGTCCTCGCACAGCGTTCTCAGGTCGACGTCCTCGGCCGCCAGGAGGGCGTCCTCCAGCTGGACGCGGATGGCGGTGATCGGGGTGCGGAGCTCGTGGGACGCGTCGGCGCAGAAGCGCCGCTGCTGTTCGAGCGTGTGCTCCAGCCGGTCCAGCGTCTCGTTCACGCTCCGGGCCAGCCGGTAGATCTCGTCCTTGACCTTGGGGACGGGGACCCGGCGGCCCGGGTTGGTGCTCTGGATGTGGTCGAGCTGGGCCCGGAGGCGTCCACGGGTCTGAGCGAGCTGGCGACGGTGTGCCGCGCCCCGTACGCGACCGCCCCGGTGAAAAGGACCGTTCCCGCGATCAACAGGGCCACCATGCCCGGATAGACGAAGAACGGCAGCGCCGGCGCGGCGCTGTACACGGTCCATTCGCCGTCGCGATACACCTGTTGCGCGACGACGACATGGCATCCGCCGGATGGAAAGACGGAATTGCAGACCACGGCGCTCGCCACCCGCCTGGGGCTTACCGGCGTGAAATGCGCCATGAGCGGCCGGTTCTGCAAATCGCGGGTCGCGGCGACCACTTGTCCCTGCGGATTGACCACCTGGACGGGCCGGATCAGGTTCGCCGAGATCGGCGGCAGCGGATTGTTGATGTGACCGTGGTCGACGTCGTACGCGGTCAGCTCGCCGACCGCCGTCACCTCTTTGGTGAGGTTCTCGGTGGCCATCTTGTTGAGGGCGAACAACAAGACGATGGAGAACACGATGCAGAGCAGGCTGACCACGATACTGACGAACACCGCCAGACGCGCCCGGATCGAACAGTTCTCTAACTTCATGATCACCCCGTTTCGGGCTGCCGGACTCGCGGCAGCCGCAGGACGAATCGCGCCCCGCCGGCTGTGCTTTCTTCGACGCTGAGGGTCCCCTGATGTGCCTTGGCGATGTCGCGGGCGATGGCCAGGCCCAGCCCGGTGCCGAGGCTGTCGAGCCTACGGGCGTCGTCCAACCGGGTGAAACGCTGGAACACCCGCTCACGGTCGGCCTCGGGAATCCCCGGCCCGTCGTCGCTGACCGCGATTTCGACCGCGGCGGGATCGACCCGTACCTCGACGCACACCACGCGCCGGGTGTGGCGCTGCGCGTTGTTCAGCAGGTTGGTGAGCAGCCGGCCGATCTGGCTCGGCACGGCGGTGACGATGGCCCCGTGGGTGATGCGAAGGCGCACCGGGCGCCGATCCGTACGCTGCGCGAGCTCGGCCTTGACCAGGGCCGCGAGATCGACCTGCCGCCACTCGGCGGGTGCGCAGTTGGGCAGGCGAGCGAGGCACAGGATG
This region includes:
- a CDS encoding response regulator transcription factor; the protein is MTRGCSSRPSSPPVSPTPRRRGDLLRSVEDRARAAGLDVTSVGNCPRSPLVAFGLSNGEIAEHLVISPPTAKTHVARAIAKLDVRDRVQLVILAYESGLVRPGG
- a CDS encoding PadR family transcriptional regulator, with amino-acid sequence MQDVVLALLAKEPSHGYDLRQRLAAALGPLGDTLNAGQIYVTLTRLEKAGLVVQDREDAPVRGPRRKVYALTAAGQERVAAWMAESTGPRTDVTEFHLKLVAAAESGLADPVALVDARRRELMRSLAEAQRAALAHDTDSEAGLLLEGIALRLQADLRWLEACERTWSARRGEGGGNG
- a CDS encoding ABC transporter ATP-binding protein, which produces MVWAVDGVDLDVPAGQTLAVTGPSGCGKSTLLQLLGGLDRPTEGEVWLGGMRIDHLSERALARLRRRSVGFVFQAYHLMYELSAAQNVELPALLAGASPRAARRRAEELLQQVGLAGRARHLPSELSGGQRQRVAVARALANDPLVVLADEPTGNLDSAATHDILRLFDELRAAGQTLVMVTHDERVAATADRVISMRDGTLADDTRLDGDGRGMRHSHQGTGSGGTGLGALLRWED
- a CDS encoding FtsX-like permease family protein — encoded protein: MGHLLLTWRLILHDVRRHPIEALVFLVAVTLAIASLTLGLTARTALATAYLKTRAATAGPDITAITTDRDPSGLAGRLADTPGVAAQAEPIFAFDTMIRAHGRSARSSVEGRNGEPSALDRPLVTAGTWVRPGGAVIERGFAQALGVRVGDHVTIRGRGYPVVGIAISASTPVYPWSDWAQGPGPSDYGGRIWLTTADARAAAGHTAGVHLIHLKLTDPADPGRWSRTVFTDDRRGDSWVNTHNWQTVLRTDSVMIRNMQPALVVGGWLLAAAALVTLAALATARAARDTRRAALLKAVGAGPGTVTAILLAPHLLLTFLSTALGLAAGTLAAPHLIDPSAGLLDTAGPPDSVTVFAAVFLAVVVAVTGALGPAVRAARGSTVQNLADPAHTLTRRPRLNAVTAYLPTSLLLGVRLLARRPGRAVLASAGTAATTVMVTALLTFHAELDATPAVRRFGPLEVRTDQTGQVLLAVTFALVALSTLNTVLLSWGTAVQARRALTITRTLGTTPGQIVAAHCVTQLLPAVPGVAAGVPAGLGLYWFFATSVTPPGSWLLTAVLAILLAVAALTALPAWIHTREPAGRVLTMETA
- a CDS encoding alpha/beta hydrolase family protein; amino-acid sequence: MTPEIPAANANVTFDSDGETLLGVLHLPAGPGPHPVVVLLHGFPGHERNFDLAQHLRRAGYAALVFHYRGSWGVGGSWSWTTSLEDAARVVAAVREPGFAAAHRLDPDRLALAGHSFGGFAALTTAAGDPGVRAVASVSAFDFGSVAAACREDAALRAAYVEGFGDDLLPLKGTSGAALVDEMIAAGEAWRLSSLTPKLADRPVLLIGTAGRDTITPAARHHDPVVAAYTAYPVPRLEHHVFDTDHALSDHRLELAETIRDFLDRHLGG
- a CDS encoding saccharopine dehydrogenase family protein — its product is MRVLLVGAGGVGTAITRIAARRSFFEHMVVADYDLSRAEAAVAALGEAGARFTARRVDAGDESAVAALLAEHRCDVLLNATDPRFVMPLFRTALSAGAHYLDMAMSLSRPHPERPYEACGVKLGDAQFEMAAEWEKAGRLALVGIGVEPGLSDVFARYAADELFDHIEEIGVRDGANLTVEGYDFAPSFSIWTTIEECLNPPVVYEAGRGWFTTPPFSEPEVFDFPEGIGPVECVNVEHEEVLLMPRWIDAERVTFKYGLGERFIDTLRTLHLVGLDRTEPVRVVAEGGAVVEVSPRDVVAACLPDPASLGDRMHGKTCAGTWVKGTKDGGPREVYLYHVVDNQWSMREYGSQAVVWQTAVNPVVALELMAGGVWSGAGVLGPEALPPRPFLDLLTAYGTPWGMREQQAA
- a CDS encoding TetR/AcrR family transcriptional regulator, whose protein sequence is MPKPVVSESARRRRRPTKNGVVLSEDLIVRTALRMLREHGSAGLSVRRLGVALGADPSTLYRYFAGIDDLTLAIGDMLIGRAMDGWQATGDWRADLRELGLRIHAAYLEHPQAAVLTASRISGKSHEIAADEAILGLLRGAGFPDRAAVRVYHAFIDMTLAFAALDAASLALPERARRADEEMWQATYARLSPATHPNIAAVAPLLVADMNDSAYPAALDMLLASAAHESHR
- a CDS encoding sensor histidine kinase, with protein sequence MNETLDRLEHTLEQQRRFCADASHELRTPITAIRVQLEDALLAAEDVDLRTLCEDVLPSVERLQAITTGLLTLTRFDAGVPNARHPVDLSELVALELKSHQGDRRVVLQVTPGVIVNGDRLQLRQLICNLIQNAQRYASSTVTVTLRRENGGPRFAKGVAELEILDDGAGIAIDHREMVFQRFARLDSARSRDAGGIGLGLPIARLIAERHDGTLTIADSAQGARFLVRLPLDSQVGG
- a CDS encoding sensor histidine kinase gives rise to the protein MVVEAGQSLLGLARPRLPLLVSLETTELIALNAWIAWKVSGRLLRPLDGVSAELSRIDFAHLGAGISVPRSAQEITRLSRTINQALGRVQRAKEELEDVARRQRQFASDVAHELRTPIAGLRVQLEAAQQDPAGVPLPELLETTLVQVDRLETVTDDILCLARLPNCAPAEWRQVDLAALVKAELAQRTDRRPVRLRITHGAIVTAVPSQIGRLLTNLLNNAQRHTRRVVCVEVRVDPAAVEIAVSDDGPGIPEADRERVFQRFTRLDDARRLDSLGTGLGLAIARDIAKAHQGTLSVEESTAGGARFVLRLPRVRQPETG